The Lysinibacillus pakistanensis genome includes a window with the following:
- a CDS encoding helix-turn-helix domain-containing protein — MDYITTKEAASIWGISDRMVLYHCNSGRIDGAIKIGNTWLIPKTATKPQDKRFRRKNHDK, encoded by the coding sequence ATGGACTACATAACAACGAAAGAAGCAGCGAGTATATGGGGTATTTCTGACAGAATGGTTCTTTATCATTGCAATTCTGGACGCATTGATGGTGCGATAAAGATTGGAAATACGTGGTTGATACCAAAGACAGCAACAAAACCTCAAGATAAAAGATTTAGGAGGAAAAATCATGACAAATAA
- a CDS encoding LCP family protein — translation MDDKRLRDKFNNTADQELNFTKEDRNGVFEQIHKLEMKNKTQKKSLVSSSKKFAPLTVSLLVVGLCIFLFMPSILSGSFNEKSNTSVPSKPVVEEGGFITTLITVKSKEMDNRIYLNLLLTYSKDKKKMKFLSIPQTTYAPLADNNDGTTLYDKLLFAYSFGGAENVRTTVSKLLDLPIDYYAVIDLETISKVIDSVNGIDYDLPEDIRVRAITRVAFDFEKGLHRLNGEEIVALMMAATVGEGSGLDEENLLNILNAVMNKTENEIPPTLLKELLTQIEANASLDYWLENQIEINSIKPLSLIDGIRDDMIDGKYYMVFDKDFLNSISEELTTFN, via the coding sequence ATGGATGATAAAAGATTAAGAGATAAATTTAATAACACGGCTGATCAAGAACTAAATTTTACGAAAGAAGACCGTAATGGAGTATTTGAACAAATTCATAAACTGGAGATGAAAAATAAAACGCAAAAAAAATCTCTTGTTTCTTCTTCAAAAAAATTCGCGCCATTGACAGTTTCTTTATTAGTGGTTGGCTTGTGTATATTTTTGTTTATGCCATCGATTCTTTCTGGAAGCTTTAATGAAAAATCTAACACAAGTGTTCCAAGTAAGCCAGTAGTTGAGGAAGGAGGTTTTATAACCACTTTAATTACGGTAAAGTCAAAAGAAATGGATAATCGGATATATCTTAACCTTTTACTTACTTATAGTAAAGATAAAAAGAAGATGAAATTTTTATCAATCCCTCAAACTACGTATGCACCGTTAGCAGATAACAATGATGGTACTACTTTATACGATAAATTGTTATTTGCCTATAGTTTTGGAGGTGCTGAAAATGTAAGAACAACCGTTTCAAAGCTATTAGATTTACCAATTGATTATTATGCAGTGATTGATTTAGAAACCATTTCAAAGGTAATTGATTCCGTGAATGGTATCGATTACGATTTGCCAGAAGATATTCGAGTAAGAGCGATAACTAGAGTAGCATTTGATTTTGAAAAAGGATTACATCGTTTGAATGGAGAAGAAATTGTGGCATTAATGATGGCTGCTACAGTGGGAGAGGGAAGCGGCTTAGATGAAGAAAACCTATTAAATATACTGAATGCTGTTATGAATAAAACAGAAAACGAAATTCCACCAACACTATTAAAAGAACTGCTTACTCAAATAGAAGCTAATGCATCACTGGATTATTGGTTAGAGAATCAAATAGAAATAAATTCTATAAAACCGTTATCTTTAATTGATGGAATTAGAGATGATATGATAGATGGTAAATACTACATGGTGTTTGACAAAGATTTTTTAAATTCAATTTCAGAAGAACTAACCACATTTAACTAA
- a CDS encoding sigma-70 family RNA polymerase sigma factor, which yields MDREEKDYILEKIMIEYGNELVRLAFSYVKDTEIAKDMVQNTFIKCYKNLDSFRFDAQIKTWLYRITINECKDYLKSWNYKMVQVKSFINETAKSILPSTEKTVIDKYNNERIKDTIYSLPKVYREVVYLYYYDSLNTEEIAIVLDIPVNTVKTRLRRAKQRLEPMIKEEEFNG from the coding sequence TTGGACAGAGAAGAAAAAGATTATATATTAGAAAAAATAATGATTGAATATGGTAATGAGTTGGTGCGATTGGCATTTTCTTATGTAAAAGATACAGAGATTGCTAAGGATATGGTTCAAAATACGTTTATCAAATGCTACAAAAACCTCGATTCGTTTCGATTTGATGCACAAATAAAAACATGGCTCTATCGTATAACAATCAACGAATGTAAAGATTATTTAAAAAGTTGGAATTACAAAATGGTACAGGTAAAAAGTTTTATTAATGAAACAGCAAAGTCAATATTACCATCAACAGAAAAAACAGTTATCGATAAATACAATAATGAAAGAATAAAAGATACTATCTATTCTCTCCCAAAAGTGTATCGGGAAGTAGTTTATCTATATTACTATGACTCATTAAATACAGAGGAAATTGCCATAGTTTTGGATATTCCAGTTAATACAGTGAAAACTAGATTAAGAAGGGCAAAGCAAAGATTAGAGCCGATGATAAAGGAGGAAGAATTTAATGGATGA
- a CDS encoding CPBP family intramembrane glutamic endopeptidase has product MSAAFKEKNNDINIIIGFLVFFYLAWTIKELWLLEYIYSFGEIISPLVEALVKSLIWIVPVSIYIKIHLHSDPLSYLKMNVNVKEGVFWGILLSLLLGAGLILEAFIFNGVSFHFSLSFDDYLNTVLMAGLAEEIVFRGLILQEFNKKLAFWKANIMTALLFLVIHYPIWIYNDIIFQFGSHIYVFLIGLLFGFVFKKTGSLWTVILLHGFHNYVLSII; this is encoded by the coding sequence TTGAGTGCCGCATTCAAAGAAAAAAATAATGATATCAATATAATTATAGGCTTTCTAGTCTTTTTTTATTTAGCTTGGACCATTAAAGAATTATGGTTATTGGAATACATATATTCATTCGGTGAAATAATATCCCCTCTAGTAGAGGCATTGGTTAAGAGTCTCATTTGGATTGTTCCAGTGTCGATTTATATAAAAATCCATTTACATTCAGATCCACTCAGCTATCTTAAAATGAATGTTAATGTGAAGGAAGGTGTGTTTTGGGGAATTCTTCTTTCGCTACTGTTAGGAGCCGGTTTAATTTTAGAAGCATTCATCTTTAATGGTGTTTCTTTTCATTTTTCATTATCTTTTGATGACTATCTGAATACTGTTCTAATGGCGGGGCTTGCCGAAGAGATTGTATTTAGAGGATTAATTTTACAAGAGTTCAATAAAAAATTAGCTTTTTGGAAAGCAAATATAATGACGGCTTTATTATTTTTAGTCATACATTATCCAATTTGGATATACAATGATATCATTTTTCAATTTGGTTCTCATATTTACGTTTTTCTTATTGGCTTACTATTTGGATTTGTTTTTAAAAAGACGGGTTCATTATGGACTGTTATCTTACTACATGGATTTCATAATTATGTTCTTAGCATCATTTAA
- a CDS encoding ABC transporter permease: MYTALRSEKTKFFSFGWCILGVIGAIIVPLLFLLTSDTPKAGSEKEILSLCLQALYLGHPGIIVASAGCFGQEYSHSALRTTLLTQPSRLKLFCVKFVNITIIVVFTGIVSSVLSLLVLFFQHDMEWTGTLIIRLLGSISLPILSWIQLAWITSALSIITKSLIAPIAIMLPLILGLSQMLFAISQLAKFLPTLATLNLFSIPEVNTLLDKWSGLAVQFSWVVLLLTISAWLFLYRNVR, encoded by the coding sequence ATGTACACCGCGTTACGTAGTGAGAAAACTAAATTTTTTTCTTTTGGTTGGTGTATTTTAGGTGTAATCGGAGCTATTATCGTTCCCTTACTTTTCTTATTAACATCCGATACCCCGAAGGCAGGGAGTGAGAAGGAGATACTTTCTCTGTGCTTGCAAGCTCTCTATTTAGGTCACCCAGGAATTATTGTTGCCAGTGCGGGGTGTTTTGGACAAGAATATTCGCACTCTGCTTTAAGAACAACACTTCTCACACAACCATCTAGATTAAAATTATTTTGCGTGAAATTTGTGAATATTACCATAATTGTAGTGTTTACAGGAATAGTTTCAAGTGTACTTAGTTTACTTGTTCTTTTTTTTCAACATGATATGGAATGGACAGGTACTTTAATCATACGGTTACTTGGAAGTATTTCTCTCCCCATACTTAGTTGGATTCAATTAGCTTGGATTACCTCTGCCTTATCAATTATAACAAAATCACTTATAGCACCAATCGCTATCATGTTACCGCTTATTTTGGGACTTAGCCAAATGTTGTTTGCAATTTCTCAGTTGGCAAAATTTTTACCTACTCTTGCTACATTGAATCTTTTTTCAATACCTGAGGTAAATACATTATTGGATAAATGGTCAGGGCTAGCGGTTCAATTTTCTTGGGTAGTATTATTATTAACCATTTCTGCTTGGTTGTTTTTATATCGTAATGTTCGTTAA
- a CDS encoding ABC transporter permease: MTTFSRTIRFELIKICSSRVWWVICALVVVIQPLLAFITAKSYVQIGLDATPETHPQLVEALPPLDYFGFDIVPFGLLLMVVFGGIIGASEYKHHTLRTTLLSQSSRIKVFCAKVLALLICSTFISFLAITTTIFFTHFSLGEQGLHPFYLSTIAWQFIGFSVLDWILLTILSFGIGMLFRNAIIPLAFLVPQIYNLGNYLAQRWEWGQYLPVAAGNLLFATPTYPLKHDPLNGGMVLLIWLILTLITSYYAFIRNDVGGKY, encoded by the coding sequence ATGACGACTTTTTCTAGGACCATACGATTTGAACTAATAAAGATTTGTTCAAGTAGAGTGTGGTGGGTAATTTGTGCTTTAGTTGTCGTTATTCAACCATTACTTGCATTTATCACAGCAAAAAGCTATGTTCAAATTGGTTTAGACGCGACACCAGAAACTCACCCGCAATTAGTGGAAGCGTTACCGCCTTTGGATTATTTTGGATTTGATATAGTGCCATTTGGGTTATTACTGATGGTTGTTTTTGGAGGAATTATAGGGGCAAGTGAATATAAACATCATACACTACGTACAACCTTACTAAGTCAAAGTAGTCGTATAAAGGTTTTTTGTGCGAAAGTACTCGCACTTTTAATATGCAGTACATTTATATCATTTTTAGCGATTACTACTACAATTTTTTTCACGCATTTTAGTTTGGGGGAACAAGGGTTACATCCATTTTATTTAAGTACAATAGCTTGGCAGTTTATTGGTTTTTCAGTGCTGGATTGGATTTTACTAACCATACTTTCTTTTGGGATCGGGATGCTCTTTAGAAATGCTATAATACCTTTAGCTTTTTTGGTTCCTCAGATTTATAATCTTGGAAATTATTTAGCGCAAAGATGGGAATGGGGGCAGTATCTCCCTGTGGCAGCAGGTAATCTTCTCTTTGCAACACCAACATACCCTTTAAAACATGATCCATTAAACGGAGGCATGGTACTGCTCATATGGCTAATATTAACTTTAATCACATCTTATTACGCTTTTATTCGTAATGATGTAGGAGGGAAATATTGA
- a CDS encoding ABC transporter ATP-binding protein has product MTNTTKNIVISQLCKRHGEKDILKDVSFEAKEGRITAFLGPNGAGKSSTLRILLGLDRSTGTATFGGSNYVTFNTPLKVVGAAFDGIGGTPSRRVKTHLKIIAQSNNISFRRVSEVLKIVGLSEKSKARLGTLSLGEGQRLGLAVALLGDPQYIVLDEPTNGLDPTGIRWFRKFIRQQSDMGKTILLSSHLLSEVEAVADDVVIINHGKVIATGELQHVMKNLESLEDVFFSLTEGGEAKDDDFF; this is encoded by the coding sequence TTGACGAATACTACAAAAAATATTGTTATATCACAATTATGTAAGCGACATGGAGAAAAAGATATTTTAAAAGATGTGTCATTTGAAGCGAAAGAAGGGAGAATCACAGCCTTCCTTGGACCAAATGGTGCAGGAAAAAGCTCCACACTTCGTATTTTGTTAGGACTTGATCGTTCAACAGGAACGGCAACTTTTGGTGGAAGTAACTATGTAACATTTAATACTCCATTGAAAGTGGTAGGAGCAGCATTTGACGGTATAGGTGGTACGCCTTCTAGAAGGGTAAAAACCCATCTGAAAATCATAGCACAAAGTAACAACATTTCTTTCCGTCGTGTGTCCGAAGTATTGAAAATAGTCGGTTTATCAGAAAAAAGCAAAGCTAGGCTGGGAACTTTATCATTGGGTGAAGGACAACGTCTTGGACTGGCAGTAGCTCTTTTGGGAGACCCTCAATATATTGTTCTTGATGAACCAACCAATGGACTTGATCCAACAGGAATTCGCTGGTTTAGAAAATTTATTCGTCAGCAATCAGACATGGGAAAGACGATTTTGTTGTCATCACATCTTCTTTCCGAAGTGGAAGCTGTGGCAGACGATGTAGTTATTATTAATCACGGAAAAGTAATAGCAACTGGTGAACTTCAGCATGTTATGAAAAATCTAGAATCATTGGAGGATGTGTTCTTTTCTCTTACAGAAGGAGGTGAAGCAAAAGATGACGACTTTTTCTAG
- a CDS encoding LytR/AlgR family response regulator transcription factor — protein MVIKVAICDDIPVIAKAIEDLMLEYDSSLFDIDIFYNPFRLIELLKENSYDLFILDFEFPNLSGIEIAETIRKNNYNCPIIFITNFKEYMEKAFKVNTFDYILKPVTKDKLYPTLNRAIKYLDLDDSKFMFTFNKVFYSLSFSEIIYFEKNKRKVLIHTPSDIYETILQTKALLSKINDNFVQVHNSFIVNVRYVKQISNNTITANLNDKQTVEIPISRKFIDSARKQILMKLRDLI, from the coding sequence ATGGTAATAAAAGTTGCTATTTGTGATGATATTCCAGTTATTGCAAAGGCTATCGAAGATTTAATGTTAGAATATGACTCCTCGTTATTTGATATCGATATATTCTACAATCCTTTTCGTTTAATTGAATTACTTAAAGAAAATTCATATGATTTGTTTATTTTAGATTTTGAGTTTCCAAATCTATCGGGAATAGAGATTGCCGAGACCATTAGAAAAAATAATTATAATTGTCCAATTATCTTTATTACAAATTTCAAAGAATATATGGAAAAGGCTTTTAAGGTTAACACTTTTGATTACATTTTAAAACCAGTTACAAAAGACAAACTATATCCTACCTTGAATCGAGCTATTAAATATTTAGATTTAGATGATTCAAAATTTATGTTTACATTTAACAAAGTTTTTTACAGTCTTTCTTTTAGTGAAATTATTTACTTTGAAAAAAATAAAAGGAAAGTACTTATTCACACACCCTCTGATATATATGAAACGATTCTTCAAACAAAAGCCCTTTTATCCAAAATTAATGATAATTTTGTGCAGGTCCACAACTCGTTTATTGTTAATGTTAGATATGTAAAACAAATTAGCAATAATACAATTACTGCCAATTTAAATGATAAGCAAACTGTTGAAATACCAATAAGTCGTAAATTTATAGATAGTGCCAGAAAACAAATACTGATGAAGTTAAGAGACTTAATATAA
- a CDS encoding sensor histidine kinase produces the protein MAIILKLMAVSVFKIIFPRKSKLKRPLNVFLLMTLISIPIISICMLSTAVISEIHIINQPNFIFILIATFIIYMNLCILYLYITLGNFYEKLEKTKTQKKVFESELKFFKQLKDSQSKLYSMKHDLKNQYVVLLGMLSQGDTAGAEKYLQNSIQTIEHIDYYFTNNYVLNYLLNEKKSIAERNGITLNVKSFFSEMIKLDTDIFAVVLGNLIDNSINAVLRLFNSKEKEISLLIKQLDNNLLIEISNVFDTAELQTRKNRRFEGIGIKNVKRIVEEYGGIYNQWIQDNQYIVSILLLNVNEKEDE, from the coding sequence ATGGCTATAATTTTAAAACTAATGGCTGTATCTGTTTTTAAAATTATCTTTCCTCGAAAGAGTAAATTAAAGAGACCTTTAAATGTTTTTCTCCTAATGACACTAATTTCTATACCAATCATATCGATTTGTATGTTAAGCACTGCTGTAATATCTGAAATTCATATTATTAATCAACCTAATTTTATTTTTATATTGATTGCTACTTTTATTATTTATATGAATTTATGCATACTATATCTTTATATAACCCTCGGAAATTTTTATGAAAAGCTTGAAAAAACTAAAACGCAAAAAAAAGTGTTTGAATCAGAATTGAAATTTTTCAAACAACTAAAGGATTCACAATCTAAACTATATTCAATGAAGCATGACTTAAAAAATCAATACGTAGTTCTATTGGGTATGTTAAGTCAGGGAGATACTGCTGGAGCTGAAAAATATCTTCAAAATTCGATACAGACAATCGAACACATTGATTATTATTTTACAAATAACTATGTGCTAAATTATCTTCTGAATGAAAAAAAATCTATTGCTGAAAGAAATGGAATAACTTTAAACGTTAAATCTTTCTTTTCTGAAATGATTAAATTAGATACTGATATTTTTGCAGTTGTGCTTGGAAATTTAATAGATAATTCTATAAACGCAGTCTTACGTTTATTTAATTCTAAAGAAAAAGAGATTTCACTTCTTATCAAACAACTTGATAATAACCTACTTATAGAAATTTCAAATGTATTTGATACTGCGGAGCTTCAAACTCGAAAGAATAGACGATTCGAGGGAATAGGAATTAAAAATGTGAAAAGAATTGTAGAAGAGTATGGTGGAATTTATAATCAATGGATTCAAGATAATCAGTATATCGTAAGTATACTTTTACTCAATGTAAATGAAAAAGAAGATGAATGA
- a CDS encoding histidine phosphatase family protein, giving the protein MKKKIYIVRHCEAQGQPPESPLTEMGFTQAKYLSDFLSNIKIDRIISSPFLRAIQSVEPISKETNIRIEIDERLSERILSTLDLPDWPEKLKATFDDSELKFEGGESSKEAMNRIVNVVDEAFNREVENTIIVTHGNLMSLLLKNYDNSFDFDCWKNLSNPDVFVLSYVNNKINMEHLWRKKLIKK; this is encoded by the coding sequence ATGAAAAAAAAGATATATATTGTGAGACATTGTGAAGCACAGGGGCAGCCTCCGGAGTCACCACTAACGGAAATGGGATTTACACAAGCGAAATATTTATCTGACTTTTTATCAAATATTAAAATTGACCGAATCATATCAAGTCCCTTTTTACGAGCAATTCAGTCAGTAGAACCAATAAGTAAGGAAACAAACATAAGAATAGAGATTGATGAACGTTTGTCGGAACGCATACTAAGTACACTGGATTTACCAGACTGGCCTGAAAAACTTAAAGCAACATTCGATGATTCTGAGTTGAAATTTGAAGGGGGAGAATCGAGTAAAGAAGCTATGAATCGAATAGTAAACGTTGTAGATGAAGCTTTTAACCGTGAAGTTGAAAACACAATAATTGTTACACACGGGAATTTAATGTCTCTACTGCTAAAGAATTATGATAACAGCTTTGATTTTGACTGTTGGAAGAATCTTAGTAATCCTGATGTATTTGTATTAAGTTACGTAAACAATAAAATAAATATGGAACATTTATGGAGAAAGAAACTAATAAAAAAGTAG
- a CDS encoding DUF4030 domain-containing protein yields the protein MKSLDEQFNKLGEELKLTDKSKDQLKRKIMQNVHKSKKHNIKQYVWIAVAVCMLLMLTSPIYSPTMAKIAERILPISITPSFSDGQYNPDLTSQLAELAKKEGYTVNFVGITPSPYTIEISLILKDSTLKQAINDLEAKITNYLYENGYDQYELKFSEEIEVPYHTNNQEDDTYEKVCEIVKQVFTANGYAQEADYELAGVKRTWFSNIVLIDMPDHIQQSEQIIADIDKEIKSQKLNVKDIEVTTFNFEHRRQDNRWAYISSDIYDAMAGKSTYQLTGLSYKVRKGHSYVSIKTDFNQPPSEEIIKEIEKAVQDYLALPETKEVIQDDKYTVQFLLKNEEESFIKITN from the coding sequence GTGAAATCTTTAGATGAACAATTTAATAAACTGGGAGAAGAATTAAAGCTAACGGACAAATCCAAAGATCAACTTAAACGTAAGATAATGCAGAATGTACATAAAAGTAAAAAACATAATATAAAACAGTACGTTTGGATTGCTGTAGCAGTTTGTATGCTTCTTATGCTTACTTCGCCAATCTATTCGCCGACAATGGCAAAGATAGCGGAGAGGATACTACCAATTTCTATTACGCCAAGTTTTTCAGATGGACAGTATAATCCCGATTTAACATCTCAACTCGCAGAATTAGCCAAAAAGGAAGGGTACACTGTTAATTTTGTGGGAATCACACCATCGCCATATACAATTGAAATATCACTCATTTTGAAAGATTCTACATTAAAGCAGGCAATAAATGACCTTGAAGCGAAGATAACAAATTATCTTTATGAAAACGGCTATGACCAATATGAATTAAAGTTTTCGGAAGAAATTGAAGTACCGTATCACACAAATAATCAAGAAGATGACACATATGAAAAGGTATGCGAAATTGTGAAGCAAGTATTCACAGCCAATGGATATGCCCAGGAAGCAGATTATGAATTAGCAGGGGTTAAAAGAACATGGTTTTCCAATATTGTTTTAATTGATATGCCTGATCATATTCAACAGTCAGAACAAATTATTGCGGATATCGATAAAGAAATAAAATCCCAAAAATTGAATGTAAAAGATATTGAAGTGACGACTTTTAACTTCGAACATCGAAGACAAGATAATCGTTGGGCATATATTTCATCTGATATTTATGATGCAATGGCTGGGAAATCGACTTATCAACTGACTGGGCTATCCTATAAAGTGAGGAAAGGACACTCCTATGTTTCAATAAAAACGGATTTTAATCAACCACCTTCTGAAGAAATAATAAAAGAAATTGAAAAGGCTGTTCAAGATTACTTAGCATTACCGGAAACGAAAGAGGTAATTCAAGATGACAAATATACTGTTCAATTCCTATTGAAGAATGAAGAAGAATCGTTTATTAAAATAACAAACTAA
- a CDS encoding RNA polymerase sigma factor, protein MEQEELTEWIDQYGESVLTYILLMVRDYQQAEDLTQETFIKAYRHKQQFEQKSSEKTWLFTIAHNVTKDYFRKKHPLQHFLGLTMEEKDYKPTPEQIVAMNFQTEQLYRTIQQLKPTYRHVIILRKLKEFSTAETALILNWSESKVKMTLKRALIELKNELIKGGFTSEIFR, encoded by the coding sequence TTGGAACAAGAGGAATTGACCGAATGGATCGATCAATATGGTGAATCGGTTTTAACCTACATACTATTAATGGTGAGAGACTATCAACAAGCAGAGGATTTAACACAGGAAACCTTTATAAAAGCTTATAGACATAAACAGCAATTTGAACAAAAGTCCTCTGAGAAAACATGGCTATTTACGATAGCACACAATGTGACCAAGGACTATTTCCGAAAAAAACATCCTTTGCAGCATTTTTTGGGTTTAACGATGGAAGAGAAAGATTACAAGCCAACACCTGAGCAAATCGTAGCGATGAACTTTCAAACGGAACAATTATACAGAACGATTCAACAATTAAAGCCTACATACAGGCATGTCATCATATTGCGGAAGTTAAAAGAATTTTCAACGGCAGAAACAGCTCTTATTTTAAACTGGTCAGAAAGTAAAGTGAAAATGACGTTAAAAAGAGCGTTAATTGAACTAAAAAATGAGTTGATTAAAGGAGGGTTTACCAGTGAAATCTTTAGATGA
- a CDS encoding response regulator transcription factor: MPDKLLEILIDINNGTDYFPKPSEFVEELTDSEKQILQLLANGYKRKDIASIVFASERTVSNHIQHIFDKLNVSSSLEAVTKGIKFGYIQPNYKE, encoded by the coding sequence ATGCCAGATAAATTATTGGAAATATTAATTGATATTAATAATGGTACTGACTATTTTCCAAAGCCCTCGGAATTTGTTGAAGAATTGACTGATAGTGAAAAACAAATTTTACAATTACTAGCCAATGGATATAAGCGTAAGGATATTGCTTCCATTGTTTTTGCTAGCGAACGTACAGTTTCTAATCATATTCAGCATATATTTGACAAGTTGAATGTATCTTCTTCATTAGAAGCTGTAACTAAAGGAATTAAATTTGGCTATATTCAGCCTAATTATAAAGAATAG
- a CDS encoding IS30 family transposase produces the protein MSYTHLTISERVKIETYLELDYPIRKIAKLLNRQPSTISREIKRHAGSTADEAQVRYHQNKSNCGAKSKCTPEVKEAVQEKLWDTWSPEQIVGRLYQGQLSFKTIYRWIYEGFLEVPITVLRQKGKRQKPRETRGRFNIGTPISKLERAVRLLHSKLPKGAIKTATTDRGKEFSCYKVLEKDLKIDVYFADAYSSWQRGSNENGNRLHREFFPKQTNFEKVSPEELTESLNYINNRPRKCLGWKTANEAFNEQLLHLI, from the coding sequence ATGAGCTATACCCATCTTACCATATCAGAACGTGTAAAAATAGAAACATACCTAGAACTTGATTATCCGATTCGTAAAATAGCGAAACTCTTAAATCGTCAACCTTCTACGATTTCCAGAGAAATAAAACGCCACGCCGGTAGTACGGCTGACGAAGCGCAGGTACGTTACCACCAAAATAAATCCAACTGTGGTGCCAAGTCAAAATGTACACCCGAAGTAAAAGAAGCTGTTCAAGAAAAGTTGTGGGATACTTGGTCGCCTGAACAAATTGTCGGCCGCTTGTATCAAGGACAGCTAAGTTTTAAAACCATCTATCGCTGGATTTACGAGGGTTTTTTAGAAGTGCCTATAACCGTTCTCCGTCAAAAAGGAAAGCGCCAAAAGCCCCGCGAAACAAGAGGAAGATTTAACATTGGTACACCAATTTCTAAACTGGAAAGAGCAGTACGTCTACTTCATTCTAAATTACCAAAAGGCGCTATAAAAACAGCCACAACAGACCGAGGTAAAGAATTTAGCTGTTATAAAGTGTTAGAAAAAGACTTGAAAATTGATGTTTATTTTGCGGATGCCTATTCTTCTTGGCAACGCGGAAGTAACGAAAATGGAAATAGATTACATCGCGAGTTCTTCCCTAAGCAAACAAATTTCGAAAAAGTATCACCAGAAGAACTAACAGAATCATTAAACTATATCAACAACCGACCAAGAAAATGTCTTGGTTGGAAAACTGCAAACGAGGCTTTTAATGAGCAATTGTTGCACTTAATTTGA
- a CDS encoding LAGLIDADG family homing endonuclease — translation MEEVNRIVRRRPYEARDKERLIKRIIELHENGMSQVDIAKTLNIGRGTILRWNKELGLFKARKPGQAGKLKNKKYHYDENYFKNIDTANKAYLVGYITGDGTIYDRGKSKRLILSLAEQDRQLLEDIAKELSMQEAIKFRKQHAPNEQNKYSLIINSTEMCNDLMRLGIKPRKTGFESWIDFKNEDLQWTYLRGFFDADGHFSKRGRIGFTGNREMLLSLLQFLHNQQLALTVHKVYPKQGCVDLFINRKDDVLKIIHKLYKHGSIQLNRKYEKIKSFFDDIV, via the coding sequence ATGGAAGAAGTAAATCGTATTGTACGGAGACGTCCTTATGAGGCGCGAGACAAGGAACGATTGATTAAAAGAATTATTGAGTTGCATGAAAATGGTATGAGCCAAGTGGATATTGCAAAAACACTTAACATAGGAAGAGGAACAATCCTTAGATGGAACAAAGAATTAGGGCTTTTTAAAGCGAGAAAGCCTGGTCAAGCGGGAAAGCTGAAAAATAAGAAGTATCATTACGATGAAAACTACTTTAAAAATATTGATACAGCAAATAAGGCTTATTTAGTAGGTTATATTACAGGTGATGGCACTATATATGACCGTGGTAAATCGAAACGTCTTATTTTATCACTTGCTGAGCAAGACCGGCAATTGCTTGAAGATATCGCAAAAGAATTGTCTATGCAAGAAGCGATTAAATTTCGTAAACAACATGCACCAAATGAACAAAACAAATACTCTTTAATAATTAATTCAACAGAAATGTGCAATGATTTAATGAGGTTGGGAATTAAACCTCGAAAAACAGGCTTTGAAAGTTGGATTGATTTTAAAAATGAGGATTTACAATGGACCTATTTAAGAGGTTTTTTTGATGCAGATGGCCATTTTTCCAAGCGTGGGAGAATAGGTTTTACGGGTAATCGCGAAATGCTTTTATCATTACTTCAATTTTTGCATAATCAACAACTGGCTTTAACGGTCCATAAAGTTTACCCAAAACAAGGATGCGTTGACTTATTTATTAATCGAAAAGATGACGTGTTAAAGATTATTCATAAGTTATACAAACATGGTTCCATACAACTCAATAGAAAATATGAAAAAATCAAATCCTTCTTTGATGATATAGTCTGA